In Nitrospirota bacterium, a single window of DNA contains:
- the hisB gene encoding imidazoleglycerol-phosphate dehydratase HisB — protein MRTAKVERKTKETDIKSVINLDGEGKYTVSTSIPFLDHMLSLMSKHGLIDLKIKAKGDIDIDYHHTVEDIGIVLGKSLKQALGDMKGIARYGQASVPMDEALASVTLDISGRPYLVYKVTFPKKAKLRNFDPDLVEDFLQAFSSSSSITLHVESSYGRNTHHIIEAIFKALGRALRQAVAIDPRVKGVPSTKKVLG, from the coding sequence ATGAGGACAGCCAAAGTAGAAAGGAAAACCAAGGAGACTGATATAAAATCAGTGATCAATCTGGACGGAGAAGGAAAGTATACAGTCAGCACATCCATTCCATTTCTCGATCACATGCTTTCTCTGATGAGCAAACACGGGCTTATTGACCTAAAAATAAAAGCAAAGGGAGACATAGACATTGATTATCACCATACCGTTGAGGATATCGGCATCGTGCTGGGGAAGTCATTGAAGCAGGCCCTGGGTGATATGAAAGGCATTGCCCGTTATGGCCAGGCTTCGGTGCCGATGGATGAGGCACTTGCCTCGGTGACGCTTGATATCAGTGGAAGACCTTATCTTGTCTACAAGGTTACATTTCCCAAAAAAGCGAAACTCAGAAATTTCGATCCTGATCTCGTTGAGGATTTTCTCCAGGCCTTTTCGAGCAGCAGCAGCATCACACTGCATGTTGAATCTTCATACGGGAGAAATACCCATCACATTATTGAAGCCATATTCAAGGCGCTTGGCAGGGCACTCAGACAGGCTGTTGCGATAGATCCCCGTGTGAAGGGCGTTCCGTCAACAAAAAAAGTGCTGGGATGA
- a CDS encoding carbon monoxide dehydrogenase accessory protein CooC yields the protein MKIAITGKGGVGKTTLASLLAHLYAEEGKRVIAVDADPDANLASALGVSKTDAEKLRPITDMADLIEERTGARPGRPGGMYKLNPKVDDLPEGIGLTLNGIILLTMGKLKDAASGCYCPENVLLRNLLKHLMVDRSEVVIVDMEAGIEHLTRGTAEAVDIFIVVVEPGQRSIETAKTVFGMARNLGVQKVYVVANKVRGNEDIRFISEHIGGMDIAGALSYRNAVIEADMKGVCPYRFSIETVDEVRDLKNRIEKDFSVP from the coding sequence ATGAAAATCGCGATAACAGGAAAAGGTGGTGTGGGAAAAACAACACTTGCCTCTCTGCTGGCACATCTCTACGCAGAGGAGGGGAAAAGGGTTATTGCGGTAGATGCTGATCCTGATGCAAATCTTGCATCAGCGCTGGGGGTGTCAAAAACAGATGCGGAAAAGCTGAGGCCTATCACAGATATGGCTGATCTGATCGAAGAGCGCACAGGCGCAAGACCGGGACGTCCCGGCGGAATGTATAAGCTCAATCCCAAGGTCGACGACCTTCCCGAGGGCATAGGACTTACACTTAACGGAATTATCCTGCTGACCATGGGGAAGCTGAAAGATGCAGCTTCGGGGTGCTATTGTCCTGAAAACGTACTTTTGAGAAACCTGCTTAAGCATCTGATGGTTGACAGAAGTGAAGTGGTGATCGTCGATATGGAAGCAGGGATAGAGCATCTCACACGTGGGACTGCAGAGGCTGTGGACATTTTTATCGTGGTTGTGGAACCGGGGCAGAGAAGCATAGAGACGGCGAAAACTGTTTTTGGTATGGCCAGGAACCTTGGAGTGCAGAAAGTTTATGTTGTCGCGAACAAAGTGAGGGGCAATGAGGATATTCGTTTCATAAGTGAACATATCGGAGGAATGGATATTGCAGGGGCGCTTTCATACCGAAATGCTGTTATAGAAGCGGATATGAAGGGGGTATGCCCGTATCGTTTCTCTATCGAGACTGTCGATGAAGTACGGGATCTGAAAAACAGAATCGAAAAAGACTTTTCTGTTCCATAA
- a CDS encoding universal stress protein, translating into MNIEKILAGIDFGKDAERVLSYALYIATAYEASVSLLYIIDYLVTPPSYLAQYIDEEKKAAERKFETMKKQMNEAGIETRTDVIVGRLRESFAAAAKNTGADMLILGFMSHVFRRSSSEKLIKGLRIPMLVVRGEKAAAAKFGSVKVRKVLCPTDFSGPSGNAVEYAKALSAKVSAEMHILHVSSHHLLKKMRVSEERDRSIEDLKETAQEQLSKLLVSNDIAGKGILDEGDPEKRIVACAEDKDIDLIVMGARGLGLMQGMLVGSVTDAVLKASPCPVLVIH; encoded by the coding sequence ATGAATATCGAGAAGATTCTTGCCGGTATAGATTTCGGAAAGGATGCAGAGCGGGTGCTGTCATATGCCTTGTATATTGCCACGGCGTATGAAGCTTCTGTAAGTCTCCTGTATATCATTGACTATCTTGTCACGCCTCCCTCATATCTTGCACAGTATATCGATGAGGAGAAAAAGGCTGCTGAACGGAAGTTTGAAACCATGAAAAAACAAATGAACGAAGCCGGGATCGAGACCAGAACAGATGTTATCGTCGGCAGACTCAGGGAGTCTTTTGCAGCAGCTGCAAAAAACACGGGAGCAGACATGCTCATACTGGGTTTCATGTCTCATGTTTTCCGGAGGAGCAGTTCAGAGAAACTTATAAAAGGCCTGAGGATCCCAATGCTTGTAGTGAGGGGAGAGAAGGCTGCGGCTGCAAAATTTGGATCAGTCAAAGTCAGAAAAGTGCTCTGTCCGACTGATTTTTCAGGTCCTTCAGGGAACGCTGTTGAATATGCCAAGGCATTGAGTGCAAAGGTCTCGGCAGAAATGCATATCTTGCATGTGTCATCTCACCACTTGCTCAAGAAAATGCGGGTATCTGAGGAGAGAGACAGGTCAATAGAAGATTTGAAAGAAACAGCACAAGAACAGTTGAGTAAATTACTTGTGTCTAATGACATCGCAGGAAAGGGTATACTGGATGAGGGAGATCCCGAAAAGAGAATCGTCGCGTGTGCTGAGGACAAAGATATTGATTTAATAGTTATGGGTGCCAGAGGACTGGGACTCATGCAAGGGATGTTGGTTGGAAGTGTAACCGATGCAGTCCTGAAGGCATCACCCTGCCCCGTTCTCGTGATACACTGA
- a CDS encoding sodium:calcium antiporter, which yields MISEILFLVFGLLLILLAAEVFTNGIETFGRKFSFSQAVVGSLFAAVGTALPETILPIVAILFYRGHASEEIGIGAILGAPFMLSTLAFFLIGLTVAVSYAKKRRRFEIQAEVSTTKRDLMFFMPLYSLAILSPLFGGKSLLLAVAVFLILGYVYYAYRTFRCESACIEHAEEMYLFRLFRHIRVIRKEHSPLVLILIQVLGALAVMITGAHTFVESLEHISVRFGMNPLLFALILAPIATELPEKFNSVTWTWKGRDTLAIGNITGAMVFQSTFPVCVGLLFTNWKLTGMAMLSAAIALTSTLIVLLEITIRKRISPFTMICGGGFYLLYAIILVAGNSQ from the coding sequence ATGATCTCTGAGATACTTTTTCTTGTATTTGGGCTTCTGCTGATTCTGCTTGCTGCAGAGGTATTTACCAACGGGATTGAAACTTTCGGAAGAAAATTCTCCTTTTCGCAGGCAGTTGTGGGAAGTCTCTTTGCTGCTGTTGGTACTGCCTTGCCGGAAACAATCCTCCCTATCGTCGCAATTCTTTTTTACCGCGGACATGCATCAGAAGAGATAGGTATTGGAGCGATACTGGGGGCGCCTTTTATGCTGTCTACCCTTGCGTTTTTTCTCATTGGGTTGACTGTAGCGGTTTCATACGCAAAAAAGAGGCGAAGGTTCGAGATTCAGGCAGAGGTCAGCACAACAAAGAGAGATCTCATGTTCTTCATGCCCCTGTATTCGTTAGCCATACTCTCACCGCTGTTCGGAGGGAAATCCCTTTTACTGGCAGTTGCCGTTTTCCTCATATTGGGATATGTCTATTATGCATACAGGACGTTCCGTTGTGAAAGCGCATGCATTGAACACGCCGAGGAAATGTATCTCTTCCGGTTATTCAGGCATATCAGAGTCATCAGGAAAGAGCATTCCCCCCTTGTTCTTATTCTCATACAGGTGCTGGGGGCTCTTGCCGTAATGATTACCGGGGCCCACACCTTTGTAGAAAGTCTTGAGCACATTTCTGTTCGTTTCGGAATGAATCCGTTGCTTTTTGCACTGATTCTGGCGCCGATAGCAACAGAACTCCCTGAAAAGTTCAACAGCGTCACATGGACCTGGAAGGGGAGGGATACTCTTGCAATCGGCAACATAACCGGAGCAATGGTGTTCCAGTCGACCTTCCCCGTATGCGTAGGGCTGCTATTCACTAACTGGAAACTGACAGGTATGGCAATGCTGTCGGCTGCCATAGCGTTGACATCAACACTGATCGTCCTTTTGGAGATCACCATCAGAAAACGCATATCGCCGTTTACCATGATTTGCGGCGGAGGTTTCTATCTCTTATATGCGATTATACTGGTTGCCGGTAACAGTCAGTGA
- a CDS encoding sigma-70 family RNA polymerase sigma factor has translation MKDADVLDAIMKHDGTHEFLYQDMHRDILSTDDFSDHTSEDVEDLPADQHDDVSSYAEQAENDGTEDLQDSGNNGDMVQAYFRSMGKVMVLTRKEESELAKTIYEGERTIKRAIIKLPLYKKLEASHYSKKSGEDTQHSDADKRDEILKTCLAMLDNFMSSASRAESRNRKNDASRDAEMSINEMKSIYRKITMARKAVLESKNELITRNLRLVISIAKHYLGRGLCFLDLIQEGNIGLIRAVEKFDYRRGVKFSTYATLWIKQFITRAIMDQAKTIRVPTNIMEQYNGIIKAARELSLLFGREPLTEEIADKVGIDPCKVEKVLKSVQDTVSLHTVIGDDDKTLEEFVRDEKGMSPYDALESHVITEKTLQTLRTLNPKEEKVIRMRYGIGLDRDYTLEEIGRYFAVTRERVRQIENTAIKKLRHPNRQKMLRSLTTA, from the coding sequence ATGAAAGACGCTGACGTGTTAGATGCGATAATGAAGCATGACGGAACGCATGAATTCCTGTATCAGGACATGCACAGAGATATTCTGTCGACCGATGATTTTTCCGATCATACATCCGAAGACGTGGAGGATCTTCCTGCAGATCAGCATGATGATGTTTCTTCATATGCCGAACAGGCAGAGAATGATGGCACGGAAGATCTTCAAGATTCCGGAAACAACGGAGACATGGTGCAGGCGTATTTCCGCTCAATGGGAAAGGTCATGGTACTTACAAGAAAGGAAGAATCTGAACTGGCAAAAACCATATATGAAGGGGAAAGAACAATTAAAAGAGCGATAATCAAGCTTCCTCTCTACAAAAAGCTTGAAGCGAGTCATTACAGCAAGAAATCAGGAGAGGATACACAGCATTCTGATGCAGATAAAAGGGATGAAATACTGAAAACCTGTCTGGCAATGCTTGATAATTTTATGTCTTCGGCAAGCCGCGCAGAATCACGGAACAGAAAAAATGACGCTTCACGGGATGCAGAAATGTCCATTAATGAAATGAAAAGCATTTACAGGAAGATTACCATGGCAAGGAAGGCAGTCCTTGAGTCCAAGAATGAGCTTATCACGCGAAACCTCAGACTGGTAATCAGTATTGCAAAACACTATCTGGGAAGAGGACTCTGTTTTCTCGATTTGATACAGGAGGGAAACATCGGGCTTATCAGGGCAGTTGAAAAGTTTGATTACAGAAGAGGTGTCAAGTTCAGTACCTATGCGACCTTATGGATAAAGCAGTTCATCACGCGTGCAATCATGGACCAGGCGAAAACCATTAGGGTTCCGACAAATATCATGGAACAGTATAATGGAATCATAAAAGCTGCCAGGGAGCTGTCGTTGCTGTTCGGAAGGGAGCCTTTGACCGAAGAAATCGCAGATAAGGTAGGCATTGATCCCTGCAAGGTTGAAAAGGTGTTGAAGTCGGTTCAGGATACAGTGTCACTTCATACGGTTATTGGAGATGATGACAAAACACTCGAAGAATTTGTGCGTGATGAAAAGGGGATGTCACCATACGATGCGCTCGAATCCCATGTGATTACCGAAAAAACACTCCAGACACTCAGGACGCTTAACCCCAAAGAGGAAAAAGTGATACGAATGAGATACGGCATCGGACTTGACAGAGATTACACTCTTGAAGAAATAGGAAGATATTTTGCTGTTACCAGGGAAAGAGTGAGGCAGATAGAGAATACAGCCATAAAAAAACTCCGGCACCCGAACAGACAAAAAATGCTGCGGTCATTGACGACTGCGTAA
- a CDS encoding 5-formyltetrahydrofolate cyclo-ligase, translated as MTEKKTIRNAVIRKRDNISLDERKRKNDEIKNYLLSIEEFSSSDTVCLYAAFRSEVATSELLKASMADGKKVLLPKVDRDGHTLKLYEIRDMKELQAGFMGIPEPSPSDNRLASIDEVDVVVIPGAAFDYSGNRLGYGEGYYDILLSGKKGKVTIIALAYEEQIVDALPAEDHDVKVDIIVTDKRVIRI; from the coding sequence ATGACAGAGAAAAAAACTATAAGGAATGCAGTCATCAGAAAAAGGGACAATATCTCGCTTGATGAACGGAAGAGAAAAAACGATGAGATAAAAAATTATCTGCTTTCAATCGAGGAATTTTCTTCATCGGATACAGTATGTCTGTATGCTGCATTCAGATCAGAAGTCGCAACGTCAGAACTCCTGAAGGCATCGATGGCAGACGGCAAAAAAGTTTTGTTGCCAAAGGTAGACAGGGACGGACATACGCTGAAGTTGTACGAAATAAGGGATATGAAGGAATTGCAGGCAGGATTCATGGGAATACCGGAACCTTCTCCTTCAGATAACAGGCTCGCATCGATTGATGAAGTCGATGTTGTTGTCATACCGGGAGCAGCATTCGACTATTCCGGAAACAGGCTTGGATACGGGGAAGGATACTATGATATCCTTTTGTCCGGGAAAAAAGGAAAGGTAACGATAATAGCCCTTGCATATGAAGAACAGATCGTTGATGCACTACCCGCAGAGGACCATGACGTGAAAGTGGACATTATCGTGACTGACAAAAGGGTCATAAGGATATGA
- the folE gene encoding GTP cyclohydrolase I FolE yields MDLKKIEKGVRLILEGVGEDAERPGLKDTPERVARMYQEILAGLETPTEELLKTIEGESHDEMVLLKDIPFYSICEHHLLPFIGKVHVAYIPSGGKIVGLSELVKSVEVLAKRLQVQERMTTQLADLIMHKLKPKGAMVIIDAEHLCISMRGVRRPGSRTVTSAVRGIFRSKQSTRDELLELIKKRD; encoded by the coding sequence ATGGATCTGAAAAAAATAGAAAAAGGCGTGCGACTTATTCTCGAAGGCGTCGGTGAGGATGCTGAACGCCCCGGCTTAAAGGATACCCCTGAGAGAGTCGCAAGGATGTACCAGGAGATATTGGCCGGACTTGAAACCCCAACCGAAGAGCTGCTAAAAACGATCGAGGGTGAAAGTCATGATGAGATGGTTCTGCTGAAAGACATCCCTTTTTACTCTATCTGTGAACATCATCTGCTTCCTTTCATAGGAAAAGTACATGTGGCCTACATTCCCTCGGGAGGCAAGATAGTCGGACTCAGCGAGCTTGTAAAATCAGTTGAGGTACTGGCAAAAAGACTTCAGGTACAGGAGAGGATGACAACCCAGCTTGCTGATCTGATAATGCATAAACTGAAACCAAAGGGAGCAATGGTGATTATCGATGCGGAACACCTGTGTATAAGCATGAGAGGGGTAAGAAGGCCGGGTTCCAGAACAGTTACTTCTGCTGTGAGGGGGATCTTCCGTTCTAAACAGTCCACAAGAGATGAGTTACTGGAACTTATCAAGAAAAGAGATTAG
- a CDS encoding tetrahydrofolate dehydrogenase/cyclohydrolase catalytic domain-containing protein: MSALIIKGSEIAKKIKEELKVEISNMMNNNIIPGLATILVGQDEASKVYVGAKEKTCKELGIKSERIDIPEDTTEENLLSIIARLNKDPEIHGILVQLPLPKHINETKILYAIDPGKDVDAFHPVNVGKLMLGVPDFLPCTPNGIQQLLVRSGIETDGAEVVVVGRSNIVGKPIANMLIQKNRKGANATVTICHTGTKDIASHTRRADILIVASGKPKTVTADMVKEGVVVIDVGVNRLETGLVGDVDYEPVKEKARAITPVPGGVGPMTIAMLMVNTVKSAKIHAGIQ; encoded by the coding sequence ATGTCAGCACTTATTATCAAAGGTTCAGAGATCGCAAAGAAAATTAAAGAAGAACTTAAAGTTGAAATATCTAATATGATGAATAATAATATTATTCCAGGTCTTGCTACTATCCTCGTGGGACAAGATGAAGCCTCAAAAGTGTATGTTGGCGCGAAGGAAAAAACCTGCAAGGAGCTTGGGATTAAATCTGAGAGGATAGATATTCCTGAGGATACAACAGAGGAAAATCTCCTGTCCATCATTGCCAGACTGAACAAAGACCCGGAAATCCATGGGATTCTTGTGCAGCTTCCATTGCCCAAACATATCAATGAGACCAAAATACTCTATGCCATTGACCCGGGAAAAGATGTTGATGCTTTTCATCCTGTAAATGTGGGGAAACTGATGCTTGGTGTCCCGGATTTTCTTCCATGCACCCCGAACGGAATCCAGCAGCTTTTAGTTCGTTCAGGTATCGAGACAGATGGCGCAGAGGTGGTGGTTGTGGGGAGGAGCAACATTGTCGGCAAACCGATTGCTAATATGCTGATCCAGAAAAACAGGAAGGGTGCGAACGCTACTGTTACCATATGCCATACAGGCACAAAGGATATCGCATCACATACACGAAGAGCGGATATTTTGATTGTGGCATCGGGAAAACCGAAGACGGTGACTGCCGATATGGTGAAAGAAGGGGTTGTGGTGATAGATGTGGGAGTGAACAGGTTAGAAACAGGGTTGGTGGGCGATGTTGATTACGAGCCTGTCAAGGAGAAAGCCAGGGCGATAACCCCGGTGCCTGGCGGTGTCGGACCAATGACTATTGCTATGCTCATGGTGAATACCGTGAAATCTGCAAAGATTCATGCTGGAATTCAATAG
- a CDS encoding NAD(P)-binding protein, with translation MSTYSVPPCQAACPIHTNVRGYVAAIAKGDQEEAYRIIRQVNPFPSSCGRICTRPCESRCRRAQVDNPVSIRALKRFAADTAKKFRESGHPAIKYTETIAIIGSGPAGLTAAHDLARLGYKVTVYEEQKKLGGMLREGIPDYRLPKDLVQDEVEAILSLGVEAKTGLSLGKDISLDSLLNEYQAVFIAVGSQKSLMPQFKGVELKGVIAAVEFLKQVSKGMKPHLGDKVVIIGGGHTAVDAARTSVRLGATDVTIVYRRTVDEMPAGREEAEAAEKEGIKILYLAAPVEFTGEENVRTVKCIRMKLGEKDASGRNRPVPVENSEFAIEADTVILAIGYTPDPAVLRESGLELNRKGTVLVKDSRGMTNIGGVFAAGDVVSGPLSVIDAIASGRRVAETIHRFFRNLEDKEPDKYIPLVDIEKKVLARIRMAERQKMPVLEREKCLRSFDEVDLGFTPEQAAMEAQRCLNCGAGAQVSDTCASCLNCVRICPFEIPLPGRESAEIDLSQCQACGICASECPASAIHLGVESKHAWRTEADKVIERAREETPEILIIGIYCRYGSPIGPPFEGENVYWIGTFCTGRVNETQFLYLFEAGAEGVAVHGCGDEACHFINGGNWAKRHLASAGRILHDTGIGAERLCSISDEEEFFLFREKIEDLGINPVRKGKKVGV, from the coding sequence ATGTCCACTTACAGTGTTCCACCTTGTCAGGCAGCATGCCCGATACATACCAATGTGCGGGGGTATGTGGCTGCCATAGCAAAAGGGGATCAGGAAGAGGCATACAGAATCATCCGTCAGGTCAACCCATTTCCCTCTTCCTGTGGCAGGATCTGCACAAGACCATGCGAATCCCGTTGCAGGCGTGCGCAAGTCGATAACCCGGTATCCATCAGGGCTCTCAAAAGGTTTGCCGCAGATACCGCAAAAAAATTCAGGGAAAGCGGACATCCGGCAATAAAATATACTGAAACGATAGCTATCATAGGAAGCGGACCGGCCGGGCTGACCGCAGCACATGACCTTGCACGACTCGGGTATAAAGTCACTGTTTATGAAGAGCAAAAGAAACTCGGGGGAATGCTGCGCGAGGGAATCCCCGATTACCGGCTTCCAAAGGACCTGGTGCAGGATGAGGTTGAAGCAATCCTGTCGCTCGGTGTTGAAGCAAAAACCGGCCTGTCTCTTGGCAAAGACATCAGTCTTGATTCACTTCTGAACGAGTATCAGGCAGTTTTTATTGCAGTTGGAAGCCAGAAAAGTCTAATGCCCCAGTTCAAGGGAGTTGAACTGAAAGGGGTAATTGCAGCAGTGGAATTTCTCAAGCAGGTGAGCAAAGGAATGAAACCTCATCTGGGAGATAAGGTCGTCATTATAGGTGGAGGTCATACGGCGGTGGATGCCGCAAGGACATCTGTACGTCTTGGCGCAACGGATGTGACCATTGTGTACAGAAGAACTGTTGATGAAATGCCGGCGGGACGTGAAGAAGCAGAAGCTGCGGAAAAGGAAGGAATAAAAATACTCTATCTTGCAGCCCCCGTTGAGTTCACAGGTGAGGAAAACGTCCGGACCGTGAAATGTATCAGGATGAAGCTTGGCGAGAAGGATGCCTCCGGCAGAAACAGACCTGTTCCGGTAGAGAACTCTGAATTTGCAATAGAGGCTGATACGGTTATCCTTGCCATAGGCTATACTCCTGATCCCGCTGTTCTAAGGGAAAGTGGTCTGGAACTCAATAGAAAAGGCACGGTACTTGTAAAGGATTCCAGGGGAATGACCAATATTGGGGGGGTATTTGCTGCAGGTGATGTTGTGAGCGGCCCTTTGAGTGTTATCGATGCGATTGCTTCGGGAAGAAGGGTTGCCGAAACAATCCATCGCTTTTTCCGGAATCTTGAAGACAAGGAACCTGATAAATATATTCCTTTAGTGGATATTGAGAAAAAGGTTCTTGCGCGTATCCGGATGGCTGAGCGGCAGAAGATGCCGGTTCTCGAGCGTGAAAAATGTCTTCGCAGTTTTGATGAAGTTGATCTGGGTTTTACCCCGGAACAGGCAGCCATGGAAGCACAGCGCTGTCTTAACTGCGGCGCAGGTGCACAGGTATCTGATACCTGCGCATCCTGTCTTAACTGTGTCCGTATTTGTCCGTTTGAAATACCTTTGCCGGGAAGAGAGAGCGCAGAGATTGATCTCAGCCAGTGTCAGGCGTGCGGAATCTGTGCTTCAGAATGCCCTGCATCAGCCATTCATTTGGGAGTTGAGTCAAAGCATGCCTGGCGTACGGAAGCTGATAAGGTGATAGAACGTGCGCGTGAAGAAACACCAGAGATACTGATTATTGGAATATATTGCAGATACGGATCACCGATAGGTCCGCCCTTTGAAGGAGAAAACGTTTATTGGATCGGAACGTTCTGCACCGGGAGGGTGAATGAAACACAATTCCTTTATCTGTTCGAAGCGGGAGCTGAAGGGGTTGCTGTTCATGGATGCGGAGATGAAGCATGCCACTTCATCAATGGAGGAAACTGGGCGAAAAGACACCTGGCCAGTGCCGGCAGAATTCTGCATGATACCGGCATTGGCGCGGAACGTTTATGCAGTATCTCTGACGAAGAGGAGTTTTTTCTTTTCAGAGAAAAAATAGAGGATCTTGGTATAAATCCTGTCAGGAAAGGGAAGAAGGTGGGAGTATGA
- a CDS encoding methylenetetrahydrofolate reductase C-terminal domain-containing protein, with amino-acid sequence MIVAEMKSFHEIKEMLEEYKKILVLGCGSCVTVCMSGGQKQAELLATALRMASKAEGSGRAISELTILRQCDPEFVEQIRDEAAKYEVIISMACGAGVQGMSEWLEKIPVVPAMNTRFIGMTDGKGTWLEVCAACGDCVLSMTGGICPVASCPKGILNGPCGGNKKGKCEVSPDVPCAWVRIYERMKKLGKLDVLKQESGAKDWSKAQTPGSYRIKEEQGFSE; translated from the coding sequence ATGATTGTTGCCGAGATGAAGTCTTTTCATGAAATAAAGGAAATGCTTGAAGAGTATAAGAAAATCCTCGTCTTGGGATGCGGTTCGTGCGTCACAGTATGCATGAGCGGAGGACAGAAGCAGGCTGAACTTCTTGCAACTGCCCTCAGGATGGCTTCAAAAGCAGAAGGCAGCGGACGTGCTATCAGTGAACTTACTATCCTCAGGCAGTGTGATCCGGAATTTGTGGAACAGATTCGGGATGAAGCAGCCAAATACGAGGTGATCATCTCTATGGCGTGCGGTGCAGGTGTTCAGGGGATGTCAGAATGGCTTGAGAAGATCCCTGTTGTGCCTGCTATGAATACCAGGTTTATCGGGATGACAGATGGCAAAGGCACATGGCTTGAAGTATGTGCTGCGTGCGGTGATTGCGTGCTTTCCATGACGGGCGGAATATGTCCTGTTGCTTCCTGCCCTAAGGGAATACTGAACGGGCCTTGCGGAGGAAACAAAAAGGGCAAATGCGAGGTTAGCCCTGACGTCCCCTGTGCATGGGTAAGGATCTATGAAAGGATGAAAAAGCTGGGTAAGCTTGATGTCCTAAAGCAGGAGTCGGGGGCAAAGGACTGGTCCAAGGCACAGACCCCGGGGAGTTACAGAATAAAAGAAGAACAAGGATTTAGCGAATAG
- the purD gene encoding phosphoribosylamine--glycine ligase, translating into MKVIVVDSGGRGHAIAWQFKNDPNVQEVICTPGNAGIALDVRCEQARTNEEILELAKKEKADLVFVGPESPLTNGIVDLFSEAKIPIVGPQRRAAILEGSKAYTKLLCRDLGVPVAEFEVFDDPGNAKNYVASVKYPVVVKADGLAQGKGSIVCSDAEEAFRAIDQLMVEKVFGEAGQTVVIEKRLYGTEISFFVFTDGENIAPMPVAQDYKRAFDNDEGLNTGGMGAYSPHSLEGEDLTKMICDKVANPLIRGFREKEGVPYRGIFYCGLMLVDGIPNLLEVNVRFGDPEAEVILPRLKTPLSDISLQIISGVLSDKKVEWSREYYCGVVAAQGRTKQVRHGKSKGWYPGYPSRYGKGYPVSGLEKIQDPDCKIFFAGVNYHETKGMITDGGRVLHVVGRGDTLQDARDVAYRNISKISFDGIRYRTDIGRE; encoded by the coding sequence ATGAAAGTGATCGTTGTTGACAGCGGGGGGAGAGGACATGCAATTGCCTGGCAGTTCAAGAATGATCCGAATGTTCAAGAGGTAATTTGCACGCCAGGGAATGCGGGAATCGCCCTTGATGTAAGATGTGAACAGGCAAGGACGAATGAGGAGATTCTGGAACTTGCAAAGAAGGAAAAGGCTGATCTTGTCTTTGTCGGCCCGGAAAGCCCTCTTACGAATGGTATTGTTGATCTTTTTTCTGAAGCGAAGATACCCATAGTCGGTCCGCAGAGGAGAGCGGCAATTCTTGAGGGAAGCAAGGCCTATACAAAGCTGCTTTGCAGGGACCTGGGCGTTCCGGTAGCAGAATTTGAGGTGTTTGATGATCCCGGAAATGCAAAAAACTATGTTGCTTCTGTGAAATATCCAGTTGTTGTGAAGGCTGATGGGCTTGCACAGGGCAAGGGGTCGATTGTCTGTTCTGATGCGGAAGAAGCCTTCCGAGCAATCGACCAGTTGATGGTAGAAAAGGTTTTTGGTGAAGCGGGACAGACTGTGGTAATCGAAAAAAGACTGTATGGCACGGAGATTTCATTTTTTGTGTTTACCGACGGGGAAAATATTGCACCCATGCCTGTTGCACAGGACTATAAAAGGGCTTTTGACAATGATGAGGGGTTGAACACAGGGGGAATGGGTGCATATTCTCCGCACAGTCTTGAAGGGGAAGACCTGACCAAAATGATCTGTGATAAGGTTGCAAATCCCCTTATTAGGGGGTTCAGGGAAAAAGAAGGCGTTCCTTACAGAGGGATATTCTACTGCGGGCTGATGCTTGTTGACGGAATTCCGAATCTCCTTGAGGTGAATGTGCGATTTGGTGACCCTGAGGCCGAGGTGATTCTTCCCCGCTTAAAAACTCCTCTGAGCGATATCAGCCTGCAGATAATCAGCGGTGTGCTGAGCGACAAAAAAGTCGAGTGGTCCCGGGAATATTACTGCGGTGTTGTCGCTGCGCAGGGAAGAACGAAACAGGTCAGGCACGGGAAGAGCAAAGGCTGGTATCCGGGATATCCTTCGCGGTATGGCAAAGGATATCCTGTGTCCGGATTGGAGAAGATACAGGATCCCGACTGCAAGATTTTTTTTGCAGGCGTGAATTATCATGAAACAAAAGGGATGATTACGGACGGAGGAAGGGTTCTCCACGTTGTGGGAAGGGGGGACACCCTTCAGGATGCGAGAGATGTTGCCTACAGGAATATCAGCAAAATATCGTTTGATGGTATTCGTTACAGAACCGATATAGGCAGGGAATAA